In Mauremys reevesii isolate NIE-2019 linkage group 9, ASM1616193v1, whole genome shotgun sequence, the genomic stretch TGCACAGGGCTGCGCTCAGCAGGGCCTGGTTAActgccaggagcagggctgtgcccagagcaggagagctggctgcgggaggggggcccagggccaacagcagcagcccagcagctTAGCGCCATCAGGTCAGGAAGTCCTCTCCCTGTCTCATCTGTCTGTGTCTGTCGTGTCTGTCTGGGGGGGACCTGCCGGActcctgacccccaccccacccccccggccccctGGCGCTGCCACGGTCGCTGCCGCTGCGCGTCCAGCCTCCCCGCCGCCAGGTGCTGGCAGCAGCGCCGCGCGGTGTGGCTCCTGCGCTGGCGCGCCTGGCTGCCACCCGCCCCCCCTGACCCCTGGGAGGCCCTGGTGCCGCCCCCCCTGCTGCCTTTCAGAGGCGGAGAAGGCCCCTGCCTACTGGAACGAGAGAGCCAGGAGGACGCTGGAGTCGGCGCTGACCCTGGCACCCGTGACCCGCCGTGCCAAGAACATCATTCTCTTCCTGGGCGACGGTGAGTGCAGTGCCCACCTGCTGGCACAGGGTCCTGGCACAGCCGCGGCGCCTGCATGGGGCTCCCTTTATCCCACTTCTAATCTGCCTTTGCCCACCAAGTGTAGCCTGGTGGCCCCCGGGGCGGGGTACCGGCCACCCCAGCCAAGGGGCTGCACCGGCAGCTTGgcatggggagcccagagctccctgAGGGTTTCCAGCCACCCGCCGGCCCTTGCAGAGCTTTGTTTGCAGCGCTGGCCATGGGGCAGCGTTGCCAGCAGGGCGCAGGTGCCTGGGGGGTGGAGTCCCAGGGCCTGGCACAGGCGGTGTCCTGGGGCAAATGCTCCAAGCTCAGCCCGGTCGCTCTTCCCTGCCGCTGGCAGTGGAGGGAGCAGCAATTGTGGCTTCTCTGCCCTGAGATGGCAGCAAGGCCTGGCTGGGAGGGTTCCTCTCCCCACGGCGCATCCGGCCGGGGccccaccctgtgcctcagtgtccccagcaGCGGCCTGGGCATAGCGCTGCCCCGGACCGTGGCTGAAGGTCGCCGGGCGTGGCCGTGGCTGGCTGTTTGGAAGGGCTGGGTGCTTGCCATGGCCCCGCGGGTCTCCCTGGGGGGGCAGTGACCTGGCACGGGGCAGAATCCTGCCAACTCTGGGAGAGCCTGGAGtgagggatggggggggctgcTCTGGTCCTAGCCCCTCAGGGacctccaccatcacagctgtAGGACCCCCCCCCAGCTGTCTTCTCCTCCCCACAAACCATGCTCTGCAGTGACTTCAAaggtctctgccctcccccccgccttGAATCCTGCCGGgttctgccctcccccaccctgcttcagTGCCACTGTGCccgcccctccctccttcagccccaccctgctgtgCCTTGCTCTGCCCTCGTCTGCCCCCTCCCTGGGTGCTGCTTGATGCCCCGTGGCTGCCCGGGTTCTGGCAGCTCCCTGGCTCTGTAGCTCAAGCCGGCATTTCTGCAAAGCGAGCCCTGGctgcggaggggagggggctgagcctgGCTAATGTGGCCGGGGAAGCTCGTAACTCCAGGCGGGGGCGGCGAGTCGCTCCGGGGCGCGGGGTCGTCCCAACCTTGGCCCTGTCCAGCCAGAGCCACCTGTGCCAGGGCCAAAGCTAAAATTCCTCTCCTAACCACGGGCCGTCCCTGTGCGCTGGCCGGCCAGGTCCGGCTCGCTGGCAACACTGAGCCCGCTGCAGCCCCGGGGCAGGCTCAGCGCCCCATGGCacgggtggggaaactgaggcaccaagggGGGAGTCAgctagcagagctgggaagagaattgAGGCACTTCAGACCCTGGGCCGCATGGGCCCCGAGTTACGGCAGAGTCTGGGAGAGCTGGTAGCTGTGCAAGGCCTTTGCACGGTTCTGAGTCCAtccagcagggggtgccagggCCAGCGTGGGATCAGGATGCTCAGCCCCTGGCCGCGCAGAGTCAGGGCtgcctgggcaggggctgtgccaggggagtgtgggggctcTGCCTGGCAGCCCTCGGCCTGCACCGAGAGCGTCGCCTCGCCCGCCCTGGGCCCCGGGCTGGCATGGCTGGGTGCCCACTGGCCCCGTGACCTGCCCAGAGGAGAGGGATCTTCGCACGGGGATGGGGTCTGCCGGGCATCTCCCCCCGGCTTCCACTAGGGCTCCCGCCAGCCCCAGAACCGATCCAAGAAGCAGCTCAGCGGCGCCCCCCGCTGGCCGatccaggagcagcagggactgGCTCCGGGCTGCGCCCCATTGACGCGCCCCTGTCAGCCCCCGAGGCTAATGCTGGGCTGGCGCTGGGCTTGCAGGCATGGGGATCTCCACCGTCTCCGCCGCTCGGATCTACAAggggcagctggagggagggCCCGGTGAGGACAGCCAGCTGGCCATGGAGACCTTCCCCTACGTCGCCCTCGCCAAGGTGAGCGCCCCGCCCCGGGGGGGACGGGGAAGAGAGCAGAGGACTCTGGACTGGCCCTCAGCAGAGCCCTGGGGCGGCTCTGAACGAGTCTCGGGATCGGGCCaggcccagccctctgccccctgggCTCACAGCtccgctccaggggcccggggccccccacccccgcgctCTGGGAGCCGGCCCATCAGCAAGGGGAAAGTCGCCACGCAGCCCACACCCCGCCAGGGGTCGGCGctcccctgccctgggcagcgggcGCAAGGTGTGGTGCCCCAGCGTGGGCCAGGGAGGGAGGCTCTAGGCAAGTGGGGGTACAGATGAGAGCAGAGCCGGGGgtcggcagggctggggtgagggggggaggaTCTAGGCAAGTGGGGGTACAGATGAGAGCAGAGCCGGGggtcggcagggctggggcgagggggGGAGGATCTAGGCAAGTGGGGGTACAGATGAGAGCAGAGCCGGGggtcggcagggctggggcgagggggGGAGGATCTAGGCAAGTGGGGGTACAGATGAGAGCAGAGCCGGGggtcggcagggctggggcgagggggGGAGTTGGCCTGTGATGCGGTGAGAGCCGGGAGGGGGAGATGACTTTGGACCCAGACTGCGGGGGTGGAGCTGGCCTGGGATCACCCCCACGTACTGTGCCCTGCGCCCACAGGCTGGGTTCCCCTGCGGGTGGGAGCTCGCAGATAGGCCGtgggcctcccccccaccccactggggCTCTGCGTAGCTGCTAGGAGGAGCCctgcgggggtgggagggtcccaaatCCCCTGGGCATCTGGCTCCACTGTTCAGTCCTCCCACCGGGTGAGacgcccccagccacccccagtgCCTGTTCCCGGCCCCTTGCTGCCTTGCAGACATACAACGTGGACCGGCAGGTGCCCGACAGCGCTGGCACCGGCACCGCCTACCTGTGCGGGGTGAAGGCCAACGCCAAAACCCTGGGGGTGAGCGCCGCTGCCGTCTACGGCAAATGCAACACCACGTGGGGCAACGAGGTCCACTCCGTCCTGCACCGGGCCAAGCAGTCGGGTAAGAGAGCACCAGGGAGCCACCCTGCCAGCACGGGGAGTGTCTGTGCCCCCTCTCCCTTAGCGATCGGCACgacagagccaggactcctggcccTCCCCGCTGTCACCAGCCTGGGCACTGATCACCCCCTTCCGCTGCGTGCGGAGGCTGCCCGGCAGAGACCAGCAGTAACCCGCCCTCCCCTCTGGTGTGGCAGGCAAGTCGGTGGGCATCGTGACGACCACCCGCGTGCAGCACGCCTCGCCGGGCGCGTCCTACGCCCACGTGGTCAACCGGGAGTGGTACAGCGACGCCGACCTGCCCAAGGAGGCCGCCAGGCAGGGCTGCAAAGACATCGCATACCAGCTGGTGCACAACACAGACATCAACGTGAGCCGCCGGGGGCCAGGGGCCGTGGTGTTGGGGGGCAAGGGGCCCGGGGCATGGAGCGGGCACCTCCCGGACCTGCAAGGCCAGCTGGGGCCCAGCCCCCAGCAAaccacttggggcaggggccaccTGCCACGTGGCTGGGGGTAGGGGAGAGACCTCTCCAGTGAGCCCAGATCTTGTGGCATCCCTGTGACCTCCCGGCACACCGCGGTGTCTGACCCTGCCCAGCCGGGCTGATCTGCTCCCGGGCgctgagctcacagccccaccgtaTACCCAGCAGGCCATGACGGTTCAGCCTTCGCTTCTGGCTGGGgcattgtggggaggggagcagggggcagagatGGCTCCTTCCCTGGGGTCCGTGGGGCAGGTGTCACACGCGGAGGGGCTCATGGGGGATTCCCCCTGCAGGGATGCTCCATGCCAGCTGCCCCGTCCCCTGCTGCAGCCGGGTGTGTTCATCCAAAGACACAATATTTGCTCTTCTGGCTGCCCCCGAGCTCCCCCGCCCTGGCAggactctgcccccttccccagagccctgccccccggagGAGGGGGTGCAGTTATGGGGCCCTGCTTTCCTGCTGGGGTGCCTATATCCCAGCCAGTGGTTTGTCATGACAGCCTGGATGGGGCTTCCCTGCCCCATGGGTCCGTGCACTCCCCATGTCGGCCAGAGGGGGCGCTGCCATGGTGcagctggctcccagccacgactCTGGTCCCCCATGCAGGGGGCTGAGCGCTGGCTCTGCCTGGcctgggggggtgttggggggcgctgggctctgGTGCTGCTGACAgctgggctcctccctccccccccccccccgtctgcaggtgattctgggcggtgggaggatgtaCATGACTCCCCGGAAGACCCCGGACCCCGAGTACCCAATGGACCCAAAGCAGAGCGGGACGAGGAAGGATGGACTCGACCTGGTTGAGAAGTGGCTCAGTGCCAAGGAGGTaccagctctgcccatgcccccaagcagaggggcagggatggggggtgcaGCGACCCGTGAGGGGCCAGCCCAGGGCGGCTCCTTTGCTCGGGAGTGGCCCCGAACGCACCCGGCTGGATCTCCTATGGGACAGTCACACGCCGTGTGCACCCCTGGGCATGCTGGGCGGGCGTGGGGGTGCCCCGACACGCTCCGGGGGGGCGCCcgtggggccaggctgctctgggTGTGCCCCGCGGGCGGCTACCTGAGCCGTGTCTGTTCTGGTGGCAGGGGGCGCAGTACGTCTGGAACAAGGAAGGCCTGGACGCCGTGGATGAGAACTCCACCGACTACCTCCTGGGTAAGGTGCCAGCCGGGCCGGGCCTACCTGTACCCCTTGGCTGGCCGCGGCGGGAAGTGCCGCCCCCTCGCTGCCCGTGCGGTGCCGTTAGCCGGGCTGGTCCGTACAGGGCACCCGGGGCTCGGTCCCCCACCGCAGGGAGCTCCCTGGCCTGAGCGGCAGCCCCACCgcgggcaggaggaggctggcaTCCGAGGTCCATTGGGGACCATCTCATGTAAATTCGCTGCATTCGGGGATCCGCTCAGCCTCTGCGTGGGGCTGGGCCTCAGAGCTGCATgcaccccactgctgccccagggCACAGAGCATGCCAGCCCCTTGGTACTGCCAGCCCCGGCCAGGCTGGGATACCAGAGAGAGAACAAGCCTgtagccctgagcgcccccagaCGGGCAGGGGGCCAGGCTGGTCACAGCTGACCCAGGGGCTGGGTCGGTGTCAGGCCCGGGTGAATAGGATCCTTCTCCCAGGgccagcccccagcagccccggTAGCAGACAGGCCGGGTCCCCGGGCAGCACCCCGAGGCCCTGACGCTGGCGGCTCATCCCGGCAGGTCTCTTTGAGCCCAAGGACATGAAGTACGAGCTGAACCGCGACGCCAGCACGGACCCCTCCATCGTGGAGATGACGGAGAAAGCCGTCCGCATCCTGCGCAGGAATCCCCGCGGCTTCTTCCTCTTCGTTGAAGATGAGTCGCCCCGttgagctggccctgcccctcccgccGGCCGAGAGCGCGGGGTCCCCCCCCGGCCCAGTCCCTCCCGCTGGCCGAGAGCGCGGGGTCCCCCCCCGGCCCAGTCCCTCCCGCGGGCCGAGAGCGCGGGGTCCCCCCCCGGCCCAGTCCCTCCCACAGGCCGAGAGCGCGGGGtccccccccggcccagccccgcccccccgacgACAACGCcggggccccccccgccccgcccctcccgccgGCCGAGAGCGCGGGTCCCCCGACCCAGCCCCTTCCACCGGACGAGAGCGCGGGgtccccccccggccctgcccctcccaccggCCGAGAGCGCGGGGTCCCCCcggcccagcaggagggagtGGCACGGCCCTGGCGAGCGTTCTGCCGAGGGGTGGGGGTGTCGGCAGCGCCGGGGGCGAGTTACGGGCTGGCCCgggattagggttgccaactttctgattgcagaaaacccaacagccctgccccgccccttccccaaagccccgccccttccctgaggcccccgccccacccactccatcccccctGCGTCACTCgctgtcccccccccacacctccccgtCGCTCGCtagctcattttcaccgggctggggcagggggttgggatgcgggaggggtgcaggctccggggcggggccagaaatgaggggttcagggtgtggggggtgagggttcgaaaaccggacacctgacAACCCGACCCGCGACGCCAGGCGCCAAACCATGACGTCTGCCCCAGGGGTAGACGCCAGCCCGGTGcccgggcagggggctggagtggggctggggtttCCCTGGGGGGGCGTGACGGCCTCTCGCTCTCGCCCCCTTCTGCACGCGGCAGGATCGACCACGGGCACCACAGCAGCAGAGCCAAGCAGGCGCTGAGTGAGGCCGTCCTGCTGGACCGGGCCGTGGCCCGCGCCGCCGAGCTCACCGACGCCGCGGAGACCCTCACCGTGGTCACGGCCGACCACTCGCACGTCTTCAGCTTCGGCGGCAGCACGCCGCGCGGCAACAGCATCTTCGGTGAGCGGgcggccggggggcggggagacCCTCTCTGAGACTCCGTACTCGTAGGTGGCAGGGCAGgtaccctcccccagctctgccggtgcccctcactctccacccgcagccccccgctcctgacccacagccccctcccccagctctgccggtgcccctcactcccgacccgcagccccctgctgtctCAGGCCTGGTGTCTCTAAGCCTCAACCCCCCACCTACAGTTCTTAGCTCCCTTGGGACCTGCCATGGGCTCTGCTGCGGGCACTGAGCTGTGGGTGCCGCCCTGGGCATCCCGTTATGGCCATGGCATGTCCAGCGCCCAGCCAGGAGGGGGTTGTGCCAGCCGAGGGTCTGCTGACGTCTCCCCGTGTGCGTGACAGGCCTGGCACCCAAGAAGGCCGAGGACCGGCGGCCGTACACCAGCATATTGTACGGGAACGGGCCGGGCTACGCCATCGCCAACGGGAGCCGGCCGGACGTGAGCAGCCTGCCCATCGGTAAGAGCCGCCGCCCGCCCCCGCTGGGCCCAGAGTCCGCCTGTCGCCAGGGTGCCCGGCCCCTTGCTCAGGGAGGTGTGTGCCAGCCCGAGGCACCGGGGAGGGGGCGCCGAGGGTCACTTCATCCCATGCAGCTGAAGTGGAGAGCCGGCGGGGTGGGGTCACTGCACCGGGCTTGCCTCAGTCATGcctgagccccccagcccccctccccccccaggtctGGGTCTGGGGAGGCATCGGGAGCTGCCGGGAGAGGGTCTCGTGACTCACGACTCCTCTGTCTGTCTGGCTCCCCACGTCGCCCGGGCAGAGGACAAGGATTACCGGCAGCAGGCGGCCGTGCCCCTGGACACCGAGACCCACGCCGGCGAGGACGTGGCTGTCATGGCCAAGGGGCCCATGGCCCACCTCTTCcacggggtgcaggagcagaacTACGTCGCCCACGTCCTGGCCTACGCCGCCTGCCTGGAGCCCTACCACGCGGGCCCTGAGTGCCCGGCCCCGAGCAGCAAGTCAGGCAGCCCGGGCCTCGGccacccccccagcctcctggtCTTCGCACTCGGGGCAGCCTCCCTCCTGCTGAGGATGTGACAGTGGACGTTGATCTCGGCCAGGCCTGGgggacccccccaccctctgccagcagagcagccagcgccccccaggctgcagggctgggccggCCCCGGTACCACACAAGAGAGACGCTCTCGCTTGCCCGTGTATATAATTTTGTAACCGTCTcctgccctcccagccccccggAAATAAAATCTGCTGCCATTTTGTTATTACCCACGTCTCTTACTTTGCCGGATGGTTCCCCCGACCCTGAAATGTCAGAAGGCTCCAGACGGGAGACACTAGCTCCGGGTACGTCTGTGTCAGGCACTGCAAGGCTCACGGCATCCTGGCTGTGGTGCCACAACGCTCCCAGCACCGGCTCCCCCATGGCACAACAGCTGAGGGGCGTAGAGATGCCGGATGACTGGAACATC encodes the following:
- the LOC120371250 gene encoding alkaline phosphatase-like produces the protein MSSVQHLATTGICVYLCLAVGLAAAPASLEAEKAPAYWNERARRTLESALTLAPVTRRAKNIILFLGDGMGISTVSAARIYKGQLEGGPGEDSQLAMETFPYVALAKTYNVDRQVPDSAGTGTAYLCGVKANAKTLGVSAAAVYGKCNTTWGNEVHSVLHRAKQSGKSVGIVTTTRVQHASPGASYAHVVNREWYSDADLPKEAARQGCKDIAYQLVHNTDINVILGGGRMYMTPRKTPDPEYPMDPKQSGTRKDGLDLVEKWLSAKEGAQYVWNKEGLDAVDENSTDYLLGLFEPKDMKYELNRDASTDPSIVEMTEKAVRILRRNPRGFFLFVEGGRIDHGHHSSRAKQALSEAVLLDRAVARAAELTDAAETLTVVTADHSHVFSFGGSTPRGNSIFGLAPKKAEDRRPYTSILYGNGPGYAIANGSRPDVSSLPIEDKDYRQQAAVPLDTETHAGEDVAVMAKGPMAHLFHGVQEQNYVAHVLAYAACLEPYHAGPECPAPSSKSGSPGLGHPPSLLVFALGAASLLLRM